In Leptospira licerasiae serovar Varillal str. VAR 010, the sequence TATTCCGGGACTGAGTTCCGGCCAGGATACGAACCAAATCGTAAAAAAACTGGTAGAGCTGGAAGCAAAGCCGATTCGCCGTTTGGAAAGACAAAACGGTTTCAATCAGGCTCAGGTCAAGGCATGGTCCGATCTTAAAACTCTCACTACAGACCTCCAAAACAAAACTAGAGAAATTATTTCCTTCACGGCGCCTTTTGCTACCAAGTCGATCGTTTCCGATCCGGAAGGTGTGATCACAGGTGATGCTGCGCGTTCTGCAAGCAGCGGAAAACGTAAGATAGAAGTAAAAGAACTCGCAACATTTCATCAGATCTCAGGCGATCCTATTGATTCCGAGAGAAAAATACCTGCGGGGACTTTCAAAGTTATTTCTGGAGAGATAGAGAAGGAGATAGAGTTCCAAGGCGGGACCATTCGAGATCTTTATCTTACAATCCGCACTGCTGCTGCAGGGATTGTACAACCCACGATCGTAAAAGTGGATCAAGACAAGACCGTCCTAACATTAGCCGCTTCTCAATCCGGTAAAGACAACCAATTGAAATTCGATGATCCGAACGGAGTGTTGAAGGCTGCTTCACTTGTAGGCGGAATGCTCCCTCAGGACCCTCCTCAGTCTTTTTATCTTCCATGGGAAGCAAGCCAGACAAATCCTTTCCAACCGGATAAGTACGGTATGGCCGCTACAGCTAAGCCTACATTTATCGCTGCGGATCCGGAGAAAAAAGAACCTTCTAAGATCAAACTGAGTTCTAAACAAGCGTTCCAATTTCATATGGACGCTAAAGAAGGTAAGAAGGGTGCAAGAATTGAAGCTACTCTTTCCGAACCTTTGGAAGAAGGAGAGACTATCTCCTTGGGCGTGATCTACGATCAGGACGAACAAGACAAAGTATTTTTAGAAACCGCCTATCATAAGGAAGGAAAGGTCCGTGTCACTTTCAAATCCAATATGGATGGAAAGAAGATCCATAAGGTAATTGTAATCAACCAAACCGGAAAGGAGAAGGAATTCTCTAATTTCAGATTTGTACTTCCTGCCGAGTTCAACGGAGCTAAACCTGCAAAAACAATTGTAGAAGCTAAAGACGCGGTCTTTCTGGTAGACGGGATCGAGATCACTCGACCTAAAAACGAAGGTCTTACCGACGTTTTGGACGGAGTCCTTCTGAACCTGAACAAAAAGAGCGAAGGTGGTCCTGCAACCGTAGATATCAAGGTGGATTCCGCAAAAGGGATCCGAATGATCAAAGAATTTATAGAAGCATATAATAATGTTCTAAAATACTCAAAAGATGCGACCGCAGTCAATAGGGAAAGCGGGATCAGCGATTCCAAACTGGAGGATCCAGATATTACCAGATCTTTCTGGGAAGGAAAAACCAAAACAGGTATTTTAGCCGGCGAGAATTCGGTCATACGTTTGGTGGCTGGTATGAAAACGGTGACCACTTCTTCTTTCCCTGCCTATCCTAACTCCGAGATCAGAACGCTTTCCGATGTTGGAATTTCAACAGGAGAGGTGGGAAGCAAATGGGCGGACATCCAAGAAGGTTTTCTCGCTTTGGACGAGGCGAAACTTGCTGCAAAGCTTGCAGAGAATCCGGATGCGGTCCGTCATTTATTCGCTCAAGATACGAATTCCGACGCTCGAATGGACACGGGAGTCGGCGTAAATCTGGTAGAACATTTGAAACCTTATACCCAGTTCGCAGGCGGACTGGTCACGAGCAAGATCAAGTTATTAGAAGAACAAGTTTCCGATAATAATAAAAAAATCAAAAATTTCGAATCCCATCTGATGAGTTATGAAAAAAAACTCAAAGAGAAGTTCCTGTATATGGAACAGGGGGTGGGTAGAAACAAGGCCGTCGGTTCCTATCTGAATAATAATCTCAGCAGAGGACAGGGCGGAGATGATAAATAAAGTAATTATAATATAACCGGAGGAATCACCGTGGAAATATTCGTAAACGAGCAAAAATTGGAAAGCGTGATCGAAAATGAAAAGAACCTAGGAGAGGTTTTCGACGCGGTACGCCGTTGGGTGGAGACTAACGGTAAATTTTTATTATCCTGTGTTGTGGACGGAGAGGAATTTACCCAGAACACAATGCGTGATTCTTCCATTTCAAATGTTTCCAAGATGGAATTTTTTGTGGGAGAGGAACTGGATATTCTTATCAGTTCTCTTCACGAATTGGATTCTTATGTTGATAAGGTCGGGACTACTTTACTTGGTAGGGATTCTCTGACTGAAAAAGAATCCAAAGAGCTAACGGATGGTATAGAATGGATCCGTAGCCTTTTGGAATCCGCAGGTAAACTTTTAAAACTGAAATACGATCAGATCAAGCCTATGGGAACCG encodes:
- the fliD gene encoding flagellar filament capping protein FliD, with product MPAFSIPGLSSGQDTNQIVKKLVELEAKPIRRLERQNGFNQAQVKAWSDLKTLTTDLQNKTREIISFTAPFATKSIVSDPEGVITGDAARSASSGKRKIEVKELATFHQISGDPIDSERKIPAGTFKVISGEIEKEIEFQGGTIRDLYLTIRTAAAGIVQPTIVKVDQDKTVLTLAASQSGKDNQLKFDDPNGVLKAASLVGGMLPQDPPQSFYLPWEASQTNPFQPDKYGMAATAKPTFIAADPEKKEPSKIKLSSKQAFQFHMDAKEGKKGARIEATLSEPLEEGETISLGVIYDQDEQDKVFLETAYHKEGKVRVTFKSNMDGKKIHKVIVINQTGKEKEFSNFRFVLPAEFNGAKPAKTIVEAKDAVFLVDGIEITRPKNEGLTDVLDGVLLNLNKKSEGGPATVDIKVDSAKGIRMIKEFIEAYNNVLKYSKDATAVNRESGISDSKLEDPDITRSFWEGKTKTGILAGENSVIRLVAGMKTVTTSSFPAYPNSEIRTLSDVGISTGEVGSKWADIQEGFLALDEAKLAAKLAENPDAVRHLFAQDTNSDARMDTGVGVNLVEHLKPYTQFAGGLVTSKIKLLEEQVSDNNKKIKNFESHLMSYEKKLKEKFLYMEQGVGRNKAVGSYLNNNLSRGQGGDDK